Proteins encoded together in one Salmo salar chromosome ssa08, Ssal_v3.1, whole genome shotgun sequence window:
- the LOC106602203 gene encoding ubiquitin carboxyl-terminal hydrolase 37-like: MWKVKYSLSGYDLKYLGDTQQDAHELLVNMLCQLKEEGMILKTLGVSYTCPVSQLEFQLVSVRTCTSCGRESSTREDYNHLSLDFSPERTLQSSLALTFKGEKVEFKCEGCKGLHATKLELFHTLPLVLVLHLKRFGGPGGLEKLEAPLLFPSELRLSTLCGDMVPHLHSASPQALTNLAPSIQGSIPQTLKSQVSSPAGEAKDSTLCCSDSNDQEPGKVLLTASVKQQPVKSVNGYYQLTGVVSHLEGSANSVHYISDILHASGNWFCCNDSQVSMSNEATVLRTRARSAYMLFYMFRYCLLSPSIFLCCYIFVRFLSPYRAREREAPAHRA; the protein is encoded by the exons ATGTGGAAGGTCAAGTACTCCTTGTCAGGATATGATTTGAAATATCTGGGGGACACGCAACAG GACGCACACGAGTTACTTGTGAACATGCTGTGTCAGCTGAAGGAGGAGGGCATGATATTGAAGACACTCGGGGTGAGCTATACCTGCCCTGTTTCCCAGCTGGAGTTCCAGCTTGTGTCGGTGCGCACATGTACCAG CTGTGGGCGCGAGTCGTCCACCAGAGAGGACTACAACCACCTCTCATTGGACTTCAGCCCTGAGCGCACCTTGCAGAGCAGCCTAGCACTCACTTTCAAA GGTGAAAAGGTTGAATTCAAATGTGAGGGCTGTAAAGGACTCCACGCCACAAAGTTGGAGCTTttccacacactgcctct tGTGCTGGTTCTGCATCTGAAGAGGTTTGGAGGACCTGGGGGGTTGGAGAAGCTGGAGGCTCCTCTTTTGTTTCCTTCGGAGCTGAGGCTCTCCACCCTCTGTGGGGACATGGTGCCACACCTGCACAGTGCCAGCCCACAGGCCCTCACCAACCTGGCCCCCAGCATCCAGGGGTCCATCCCCCAGACCCTCAAAAGCCAAGTCTCCAGCCCAGCTGGAGAGGCCAAAGACAGCACCCTCTGCTGTTCAG ATTCAAATGACCAGGAACCAGGGAAAGTGTTGCTGACAGCCTCAGTG AAGCAGCAGCCAGTGAAGTCAGTGAATGGATACTACCAGCTGACTGGTGTAGTCTCTCATTTGGAAGGCTCCGCAAACTCCG TGCACTACATTAGTGACATCTTGCATGCCAGTGGAAACTGGTTCTGCTGTAACGACAGCCAGGTGTCAATGTCCAATGAAGCCACTGTGCTGAGGACCAGAGCCCGGAGTGCCTACATGCTCTTCTATATGTTCAGGTACTGCTTACTCTCACCATCTATATTCTTGTGTTGCTATATATTTGTACGGTTCCTTTCACCCTACAGGGCAAGAGAGCGGGAGGCCCCAGCACACAGGGCCTAA
- the LOC106602237 gene encoding CD209 antigen-like protein E isoform X2: MSKVIYAEPDMNKKVKFDRGEMEERIVDIYVSADTLRDGETSTKKEETVDTAPINGPEDQQTDNRAIKDSEDKRNTLFQSFSLYKINATEERDQLQTRYNNLTKERDQLQTRYNNLTKERDHIQAKLFVIEQHCQKGWRYFDSSLYFLSTETKTWKESRQDCLERVADLVIINSNKEQTFLFNLHTRAWIGLTDSVTEGTWKWVDGTTLTTGYWGTGQPDNGGLFSGQQDCVEIYYRQDDPVQTWNDDKCGTNHNWIYEKAV, encoded by the exons ATGTCAAAGGTCATCTATGCTGAACCAGATATGAACAAGAAGGTCAAGTTTGACAgaggtgagatggaggagaggattgtggATATCTATGTCAGTGCAGACACCCTGAGAGATGGTGAGACCAGCACCAAGAAAGAAGAGACAGTAGACACTGCTCCTATTAATGGACCAGAAGACCAGCAAACAG ATAACAGAGCCATCAAAGACTCTGAAGATAAAAGGAACACCTTGTTCCAGAGTTTCTCCCTTTATAAAATCAACGcaactgaagagagagaccagttacagacccgATACAACAacctgaccaaagagagagaccagctacagaccagatacaacaacCTGACAAAAGAGAGAGACCATATTCAGGCAAAGCTTTTTGTGATAG AGCAGCATTGTCAGAAGGGATGGAGATACTTTGACTCCAGTTTGTACTTCCTCTCTACTGAGACTAAAACCTGgaaggagagcagacaggactgtctggagagagttgcagacctggtgatcataaacagcaataaggaacag ACATTTCTCTTCAACCTCCACACGAGAGcctggattggtctgactgactctgttactgaggGGACCTGGAAGTGGGTGGACGGCACAACACTGACCACAGG GTACTGGGGGACAGGACAGCCTGATAATGGTGGTCTGTTCTCTGGgcagcaggactgtgttgagATATACTATAGACAAGATGACCCTGTACAGACATGGAATGATGACAAATGTGGGACAAATCATAACTGGATCTATGAGAAAGCGGTGTGA
- the LOC106602237 gene encoding CD209 antigen-like protein E isoform X3: protein MSEGVYENSDGFEDNKPNAMKNTDIDGQLYGNVGAFKPSPRVGVVASDNRAIKDSEDKRNTLFQSFSLYKINATEERDQLQTRYNNLTKERDQLQTRYNNLTKERDHIQAKLFVIEQHCQKGWRYFDSSLYFLSTETKTWKESRQDCLERVADLVIINSNKEQTFLFNLHTRAWIGLTDSVTEGTWKWVDGTTLTTGYWGTGQPDNGGLFSGQQDCVEIYYRQDDPVQTWNDDKCGTNHNWIYEKAV, encoded by the exons ATGTCAGAGGGAGTCTATGAAAACTCAGATGGATTTGAAGACAACAAACCTAATGCAATGAAGAACACAGACATTGATGGCCAATTATATGGCAATGTGGGAGCCTTCAAACCCAGTCCAAGAGTTGGAGTTGTTGCTTCAG ATAACAGAGCCATCAAAGACTCTGAAGATAAAAGGAACACCTTGTTCCAGAGTTTCTCCCTTTATAAAATCAACGcaactgaagagagagaccagttacagacccgATACAACAacctgaccaaagagagagaccagctacagaccagatacaacaacCTGACAAAAGAGAGAGACCATATTCAGGCAAAGCTTTTTGTGATAG AGCAGCATTGTCAGAAGGGATGGAGATACTTTGACTCCAGTTTGTACTTCCTCTCTACTGAGACTAAAACCTGgaaggagagcagacaggactgtctggagagagttgcagacctggtgatcataaacagcaataaggaacag ACATTTCTCTTCAACCTCCACACGAGAGcctggattggtctgactgactctgttactgaggGGACCTGGAAGTGGGTGGACGGCACAACACTGACCACAGG GTACTGGGGGACAGGACAGCCTGATAATGGTGGTCTGTTCTCTGGgcagcaggactgtgttgagATATACTATAGACAAGATGACCCTGTACAGACATGGAATGATGACAAATGTGGGACAAATCATAACTGGATCTATGAGAAAGCGGTGTGA
- the LOC106602237 gene encoding CD209 antigen-like protein E isoform X1, whose protein sequence is MSEGVYENSDGFEDNKPNAMKNTDIDGQLYGNVGAFKPSPRVGVVASEPDRSGKRPFLVAAVCLGLLCVLLAGIIGLSVYYNRAIKDSEDKRNTLFQSFSLYKINATEERDQLQTRYNNLTKERDQLQTRYNNLTKERDHIQAKLFVIEQHCQKGWRYFDSSLYFLSTETKTWKESRQDCLERVADLVIINSNKEQTFLFNLHTRAWIGLTDSVTEGTWKWVDGTTLTTGYWGTGQPDNGGLFSGQQDCVEIYYRQDDPVQTWNDDKCGTNHNWIYEKAV, encoded by the exons ATGTCAGAGGGAGTCTATGAAAACTCAGATGGATTTGAAGACAACAAACCTAATGCAATGAAGAACACAGACATTGATGGCCAATTATATGGCAATGTGGGAGCCTTCAAACCCAGTCCAAGAGTTGGAGTTGTTGCTTCAG AGCCTGATAGATCAGGGAAGAGACCCTTCCTAgttgctgcagtgtgtctggggctgctgtgtgttctactggctgggatcataggcctgtctgtctact ATAACAGAGCCATCAAAGACTCTGAAGATAAAAGGAACACCTTGTTCCAGAGTTTCTCCCTTTATAAAATCAACGcaactgaagagagagaccagttacagacccgATACAACAacctgaccaaagagagagaccagctacagaccagatacaacaacCTGACAAAAGAGAGAGACCATATTCAGGCAAAGCTTTTTGTGATAG AGCAGCATTGTCAGAAGGGATGGAGATACTTTGACTCCAGTTTGTACTTCCTCTCTACTGAGACTAAAACCTGgaaggagagcagacaggactgtctggagagagttgcagacctggtgatcataaacagcaataaggaacag ACATTTCTCTTCAACCTCCACACGAGAGcctggattggtctgactgactctgttactgaggGGACCTGGAAGTGGGTGGACGGCACAACACTGACCACAGG GTACTGGGGGACAGGACAGCCTGATAATGGTGGTCTGTTCTCTGGgcagcaggactgtgttgagATATACTATAGACAAGATGACCCTGTACAGACATGGAATGATGACAAATGTGGGACAAATCATAACTGGATCTATGAGAAAGCGGTGTGA